Part of the Paenibacillus sp. JNUCC32 genome is shown below.
CATTTATAATTCCTCCCTACCAGGAAATAAGTATATCGTTAATAAAAACGATTCTTACTACACCCTTAACCATTCAAACAGGTTTCCTGTCCTTTTTTCTCCATCCGTATCGCAGACTCCTTCTTTTCTCCTATTTAATATTATGCAGCCGCCCGCCTCGGAATTTAAAAAAACCGACCCAGCATTTAAGCTGGGTCGGTTTCAAGGTCATGACTCGGATATCATGGCATGATCCGCTCTCGGCACACCGAAATTCGGCGTACCGTCTTCATTCCACCGGATGATCTGTACGCGCGCATGGCGGTTCGGATCATATAGCGGATCACCCACGATCTCCTTGTAACTACGGGCATGGTAAACCAGGATGTCCTGCAGGCCGTCCTCGGAGACCGTGAAGCTGTTGTGTCCCGGCCCGTATTGGCCATTGGCTTCCGATGTCGTAAATACGGGTAAAGGTGACTTCACCCAGGAGCCCGGATCCAGCAAATCGCTGTCCTCATCGGCCGTCAGCAGGCCCATCGCATAGTTATGGTCCGTGGCGCTTGCCGAATAGGTCATGAATATGCGGCCGTTTCGCTTCAGGACGGCGGCTCCTTCATTCACCAGATAGCCGATCTTCTCCCAATCATATTCGGGAACCGATATGCAAACCTGTTCCCCTGTCAGGGTCCAGGGATTTTCCATCAAGGAGATATAGAGATTCGAGTTGCCCGGAATGGCCGGATCTTTCTGGGCCCATACATAATATCGTTGCCCCTTATGCTCGAACGTGGTTGCGTCCAGTGCAAAAGACTCCCACTTCGTGATCACTTGTCCCTTCTCCACCCATTCCCCTTCCAGCGGGTTCGCCGAAGCGTTCTCCAACACGAACATGCGGTGATCAAACAACCCGTCCCTCGTTTCGGACGTATGGGCCGCTGCGTAATACACGTACCATTTGCCCTCTATGTGATGAAGCTCGGGCGCCCATATATTGGCGCTCATCAAACCCGAATCATGCTTGCGCCAAATCGTTATGCCTTCCGCATCCGCAAGCCCTTGGATCGTTTCCGAGCGTCTAAGCTCGATCCGGTCATATTCCGGCACGGAACCGGTAAAGTAATAAAAACCATCGCTATGTTTATAGATCCAGGGATCTGCCCTCTGCTCGATCAGGGGATTTTTTATATATAATTCAGTCATGGTGACGACTCCTATACCTTGTAGTTTGACTTCGTTAGCTTTCGGTTTACTTGCTCTTCATTTCCACTCTTCAAAAAACTATCCTTTGATACCCGCGTTTAAGTTGATCGACTGCACAAAATATTTCTGGGCAAACAGGAACAACAGCAGCGTCGGAATGATGGCCAGGATCGCGGAACCCATCAATTGTCCGATCATGCGATAATTGCCGTAGATGTCCTGCAGCAGCAGCAATCCTGCCGTAACCGGCATCTTCTCCACGTCGGTATACACGATGACCGGCCAGAGGAAATCATTCCAGGAACCGGTGAATGAAAACAGGCCGCATACAATCAACACAGGCTTCATCAGCGGCAAAATGATAGAATAATAGATTCTAAAGTCACCCGCGCCGTCCACGCGTGCCGATTCGTCCAGATCCTTGGGAACGCCCATCATGAATTGTCTGACCAAGAAAATGTTTCCCATGCCTGCCAAACCTGGAATAATCATCGCCCATGAGGTGTTTACCCACCCCAGCGCATCTATGATTTTGTAGGACGGAATCAGGTTCACGACTCCGGGAAAGAAGGAAATCCCCAGCAAAGTAAAGAACAAGGTTTCTCTTCCTTTAAAGTTCATGCGGGAGTACCCGTAGCCGGTGATGGAAATGACCACGATCACCAGCAGCGTATGCATCGTTGCGATAAAGACGGAGTTCATCAACCAGCGCAGGATCGGGGCCGTCGACGTATTTTGCAGGATCGTGACATAATTATCGAATATCCAGTTGTCGGGCAGCAGACTGAAACCGCTGGATACGACCTCCGCCTGGGACCGGAACGATGTGGTAATGCCAAAGATGACCGGAATCGCCCATATCACGCACAACAGGATGAGAAATGTATAAGCCATATATTTGGACACGCTAATGTTGGTTGAAGCCTTCTTCGGACCGGAGCGGGCAAGCTTAGTATCCGCGTTCGCTTCATGTACTACCGGGTTCGACATTGCACAGTACACCTACCTTTTATCGTTTCCGTCGTTTGCAAGCAGAACATGCCGCTAGGACGCGTTTCGGTTCATCACATAATATTGAAAGGCTGAAATGACCAGAATGACCAGTCCGAGCAGCACCGCCATCGCGGATGCCATGCCGGCAATGGATTCCCCGTGGCCGAAGGCCAGCTGGCGAATATACATCATCAATACCGTCGTGCTCTGTCTGGGTCCTCCGTCCGTCATCATTAATGGCTGACCGAATACGTTGAAAGCTCCGGCGGTCGTCATGACAAAGGTATAAATCAGCGGGAAACGAATGGAGGGCAGCGTAATGCTCGAAAATCTGCGGACGGGCCCCGCTCCGTCCATCTCGGCCGACTCGTACAAATCCTTGGATACTCCGCTGATGGAAGCCCGGTAGATGATCATGTTTCCACCGACTCCGCCCCAAACCGTAATGACAATAATGATCAGCCAGGCATAAGGCTGGTTGGCGGCCCAGACCGTTTCGGAGCCGAAGACGTTGTTCGTGATCCCAAGCTGCTTGTTAAATATCAATGACCAGATCAGTGCCGCTGCAGAGATCGAAATTAATCCGGGAATATAGAGAATGGATTGAATGACGTTTTTCATTTTTACTTTTTTGTGTTCGAGCGACACCGCGATCATTAACGGGATAACGATTAATATCGGTACGCTCAAAACTACGAAGATCAACGTATTTTTTAATCCGTTCATAAATTGGGTATAGAAGGTGGACTCCGCATCAAACAGAATCGTTTTATAGTTGGCCAGGCCGACCCATACCGGGTCATTGATCAGATTCCATTGCGTAAACGAAGCATAGATCCCGTATAGGGTCGGTAATAGAATAAACACGATGAATAGAATCAGATGGGGACCTACAAAGAAATAAGGTGTCAGCGACTTCTTTTTCATACCCTTTCATTTCTCCTTTGGAAAAGAAAAGCGCCATGAGGTTTGGACGCTTTTCTTTTTTTCAATCGGCTCTGCCTTCATTTACTTTGCGGCACTGTTGCCTTCTGCGATTTTATCCTCTACGAACTTCTGCATCGTCGCCAGGGTTTCGTCGATATCGACGTTGCCCCGCACAATATCCGCTGCATATGTATCTACGGCCTCGGCAACATATGGATAGTACTCGTAAGTGTAAATGTACAAGGATTCAATTTCTTTTTCGTTGGACGTGAAGAATGATTGAATATAGTTATTGTAGTCCGGACTCTCAATGACTTGTTTACTCGCTACGATCTGACCCGCTTTTGCCCACTCGATCGAGTGTTGGCGAATGAACTCCAGGAATTGGCCGATGGCCTGCTCTTTTTCATCCGTTCTCTTCTCGTTCTTCAGCATGGAGAACAGGTGGGAGGATGCTCGGTTTGTATATTTATCCGCACTCGTCGAATAAATGTTGGTTACGCCAAAGTCAAGGCCGTCAACCGCGGCATGGGCCGTCGAGCTCCACGTGCCGTCTGTGGAGAATAAAACGTTTCCAGCTTGGAACATCAGGTAGCCGTCTTCGCCAAATGGTGTCATTAAACCCGCATCGGCTATTTTCTTAATCTCCGTAAATGCCTGCTTCATGGCTTCCGTATTGACTGCAGGCTTGCCGTCATGCTGGATGTCTCCGCCCAGATTCTGTATTTGAGCCAACACAACCCAGCCCAACAGCGCGTCATTGACCACGTAATCGCCCTCATCCAGCTTGCCTTGCAGCGACAACATTTCATCGATGGTCACGACATCGTCATCCAGGAAACTTTCAACATTGTATTTCTTGAGCAGATTTTTGTTGTAGTACATCGCGTTGCTGTGGATATCAAGCGGTACCGTATATTGGGTGCCTTCCACGTTTCCGGTTGCCCAGGCCTGCGGCAGATAATTGTCCTCTTTCAATTCCGGCTGCGCTTGCATGACTGCCGTCATCGGCTCCAACACGCCCTGCTTAACGAAGCTTGGAACGCGGTCCGCGTGGATGATGGAAAGATCGGGAACGCCTTTGCCGGAATTAATAACGGTGGATATCTTCGTATACATGTCGGAAGTGATGACATGCTTCACTTTATACTCGGGATTGGTGGCATTGTAATCCTTAACGAGCTGATCCATGTAAGCCCCGTCATCACCCGTCAATGGCGTCCAGAAGGTAATGGTGTTCTTGTCGCCGTTTCCGCAACCTCCCAGTACCGCTACCGCTAACAATGCAAGTATCAGTGAAACCCCCATTTTTTTCTTCAACAAACTCTCCTCCTATTACTAATCATTTGGTTAATCATTCACCGGCCAGAATCATGAAAACGATTAACTTTGGTTCAGTATACACTCGCGCTGAAAGCGGTGTCAATAACTTATATATAAATCTTAGTTATCATTTTTATATTTGATTAACTTTTTTGTTAATTATATTGTTGAAAAAATGTGTGTTTAAATGCCAAGATTTATATACAGGTTAATAATGCCTGTGTTATGATGCATATTAGTTAATAATTGAAAAACTTGTTGAAAGAAGTGGTCATATGCAATTGGAAATAGACAAGTCATCGCTTGTGGTTTACGAGGCTTTGGCCAGCGAAGTTCGCATCAAGATTATTCAGCTGCTCTCCAAAAACAAAATGAACATCAAAGATTTGGCGCAGGAGCTTCAAATCAGCAGTCCGATCGTGACGAAGCATATTAAAAAACTAGAAGATGCCGGCATTATCCGGACAGAGAAGGTGCCGGGAAAATCGGGGCAGCAGAAAATTTCGATCCTGAAGGTGGATCACATTGAAATCAACTTCCCCAAAAAGATCTTCCATTCCTTTGCTTCTTATGAAGCCTCGGTGCCGATCGGGCATTACACCGACTATGACCTGAAGCCTACGTGCGGCCTTGCTACCGAGAAGGAGTTCATCGGACGGGTTGACGAACCCAAGTACTTTATGGATCCCAAGCGCGTGGATGCGGAAATCCTGTGGTTTACCGAGGGGTTCATCCAATACAACATCGCCAACTTTCTGCAAAAGGATGAGAAGCTGCAGCAATTCGAAATCAGTTTGGAGATATCGTCCGAGTTTCCTTTTTCCAATGACGTGTGGCCATCGGACATTACGTTTTCCCTGAACGGAATGGAGCTCGGCACGTGGACGAGCCCAGGGGATTTTGCGGATACGCGGGGGAAATATACGCCTGAATGGTGGCCGCACAACATCAACCAATACGGTCTGCTGAAAACGATTCGGATTACCAGCCACGGCACGTATATCGATGGCGATCCACTCTCAACCGTCTCCGTGGACGACCTGAATTCGGCATGTGATCGCTGGACCTTTCGTATCGAAGTCAAGGAAGACGCGAAGCATGTTGGAGGCGCTACGTTATTCGGCAAGAAATTCGGAAACCATGCTCAGGATATCCAGTTCAAAATGTATTATCTGTGAGGAAATCGATGGTACGGCAGCACCGGAAGGAGATTACCGGGTGGTGATGTAATCTTAGTAAAAAAAACAAACCAGCCGCTGATCCGGCTGGTTTGTTCGTGCTGATGGATTCCGTCCTGAAACATAAAATCACTCCTTCACAGGTTACGATAGCCGCAACCAATAAAGGAGTGATTTCAATAAATCGCTCAAGTAGACATTTAGGTGTGCAACGTCCATGTCCCTAAATCCCTTCCTCTTAGTCCTTACCCTTTCAAGAGACCTTATGCTCGATCCGAAGCTTGTCTGCCACCATGGCAATGAACTCGCTGTTGGTCGGCTTGGATTTGCTGATGTTAATGGTGTAGCCGAACAAGTGG
Proteins encoded:
- a CDS encoding glycoside hydrolase family 43 protein, with translation MTELYIKNPLIEQRADPWIYKHSDGFYYFTGSVPEYDRIELRRSETIQGLADAEGITIWRKHDSGLMSANIWAPELHHIEGKWYVYYAAAHTSETRDGLFDHRMFVLENASANPLEGEWVEKGQVITKWESFALDATTFEHKGQRYYVWAQKDPAIPGNSNLYISLMENPWTLTGEQVCISVPEYDWEKIGYLVNEGAAVLKRNGRIFMTYSASATDHNYAMGLLTADEDSDLLDPGSWVKSPLPVFTTSEANGQYGPGHNSFTVSEDGLQDILVYHARSYKEIVGDPLYDPNRHARVQIIRWNEDGTPNFGVPRADHAMISES
- a CDS encoding carbohydrate ABC transporter permease; this encodes MSNPVVHEANADTKLARSGPKKASTNISVSKYMAYTFLILLCVIWAIPVIFGITTSFRSQAEVVSSGFSLLPDNWIFDNYVTILQNTSTAPILRWLMNSVFIATMHTLLVIVVISITGYGYSRMNFKGRETLFFTLLGISFFPGVVNLIPSYKIIDALGWVNTSWAMIIPGLAGMGNIFLVRQFMMGVPKDLDESARVDGAGDFRIYYSIILPLMKPVLIVCGLFSFTGSWNDFLWPVIVYTDVEKMPVTAGLLLLQDIYGNYRMIGQLMGSAILAIIPTLLLFLFAQKYFVQSINLNAGIKG
- a CDS encoding carbohydrate ABC transporter permease, whose product is MKKKSLTPYFFVGPHLILFIVFILLPTLYGIYASFTQWNLINDPVWVGLANYKTILFDAESTFYTQFMNGLKNTLIFVVLSVPILIVIPLMIAVSLEHKKVKMKNVIQSILYIPGLISISAAALIWSLIFNKQLGITNNVFGSETVWAANQPYAWLIIIVITVWGGVGGNMIIYRASISGVSKDLYESAEMDGAGPVRRFSSITLPSIRFPLIYTFVMTTAGAFNVFGQPLMMTDGGPRQSTTVLMMYIRQLAFGHGESIAGMASAMAVLLGLVILVISAFQYYVMNRNAS
- a CDS encoding extracellular solute-binding protein produces the protein MLKKKMGVSLILALLAVAVLGGCGNGDKNTITFWTPLTGDDGAYMDQLVKDYNATNPEYKVKHVITSDMYTKISTVINSGKGVPDLSIIHADRVPSFVKQGVLEPMTAVMQAQPELKEDNYLPQAWATGNVEGTQYTVPLDIHSNAMYYNKNLLKKYNVESFLDDDVVTIDEMLSLQGKLDEGDYVVNDALLGWVVLAQIQNLGGDIQHDGKPAVNTEAMKQAFTEIKKIADAGLMTPFGEDGYLMFQAGNVLFSTDGTWSSTAHAAVDGLDFGVTNIYSTSADKYTNRASSHLFSMLKNEKRTDEKEQAIGQFLEFIRQHSIEWAKAGQIVASKQVIESPDYNNYIQSFFTSNEKEIESLYIYTYEYYPYVAEAVDTYAADIVRGNVDIDETLATMQKFVEDKIAEGNSAAK
- a CDS encoding ArsR/SmtB family transcription factor — its product is MQLEIDKSSLVVYEALASEVRIKIIQLLSKNKMNIKDLAQELQISSPIVTKHIKKLEDAGIIRTEKVPGKSGQQKISILKVDHIEINFPKKIFHSFASYEASVPIGHYTDYDLKPTCGLATEKEFIGRVDEPKYFMDPKRVDAEILWFTEGFIQYNIANFLQKDEKLQQFEISLEISSEFPFSNDVWPSDITFSLNGMELGTWTSPGDFADTRGKYTPEWWPHNINQYGLLKTIRITSHGTYIDGDPLSTVSVDDLNSACDRWTFRIEVKEDAKHVGGATLFGKKFGNHAQDIQFKMYYL